AGAAAAAGTGAGGGGTGGTAAAACTGCTCATGCTTTAACCAGTCTATCGGCGAACGAATCATTCTGTCCCGAGATTCCCTTGCGCAAACCACGGTTTACCTCGGCATCGTACTTGCCAGCCAGGAGTTCCTTGTAAAACTTATAATCAATCCCCTTGACCTTCTCGTCATTCGGGTTGCGGTGATAGTTATCCTTGGACATGAGGCTTTTTCCCTCAGCGATCAGTTGGTAGCCGAGTGCCGAGCCCGGATAAGGCGCATAATAAGCGATGGAGGGCATCACGCGTCTCATTGAGCGCAGCATGCGGATGGTGTCAAACGCATCCTCGCGCGTCTCACCGGGAATGCCCAGCATGATGTTGGACCAGAATCTGGGCGCCTCCTTGCCTTGACGTTCCAGGTCATCAGCCACGCGGTTAAGCAAATCGATGGCAAAGTAGTTGTCTTCCGCCGTGCATTCCTTGTTGAGAATCTTCAACACCCGGTCGCTTCCGGACTCGAATCCGATCGATATGGAAGTCCATTTTGTTTCCCGCAAAAGCGCCTCGAACATGTCGGGCCATTGTCGCACCGTATCCGCACGCCCGGCCGCCCAATAAGGCCAAACCTTCCGGGCCTTGGTGGGATATTTTTCCAACCATTCCCGCAGCCAAGGCGGATTTTGAAAGAACATCGAATCATGAATGACCACCGACCCGAGCGGCCCGAACTTCCGGTCCAAATAATTCAACTCGTCAATTACCTGGTCCACCGGTTTACGACCCATGGCTGGGATGAAGGACGATTCATTGCAGAAAGTACATTGCCACGGGCAAACCCGGCTGGTCATGATGGTTGCCACCGGACCCGGGCCCCAGCCGCACTTCGGCTCCAAAGGCCAGGGAAAATTTGGTCGTCGCGGATTTGGCCAAAGCGTGCGATCCATCATCGGCCACTCAGCCATTGACTTTGCTCCCACCCCTTTAAAGAGCTGGGGAAAATCCATGGGATTTTTTACAAGATCCACAATGGTATTCTCACCGGCTCCCTGACAGACGCGATCGAACACTCCCGTTTCCACCATCTCATCCGGTGCCACCGTTGCGTGCATACCTCCCGCGATCACCAGCCCCTTGGGGTTTACTTCCTTGAAAATCTTGGCGGCTTTGAAGGCGAAGGGAAAAGTATAACTCCGTACGTTCATCAGCAGCATGTCGTAACCGCGGAAACGTCGATATAACTGCTTCCAGGTGATGAGCGACCGCAGGGAAAACATGTCGGTCTGAACGCCATTATTATGAAGAATGGTTCGTAGCAGCCCCATCCCATGATCCTGCCATTTGTCCTGAGGACCTGAAGGCCAGACAAACGTGCCTAAATCACCCATGTCGAGCCAGAGGATTTTAGATTTCCCTTTGGCTTCCGGCTTCGGAGCAGGTGAAAACAGGTTAAATAATGCCATAAATATATTCG
This genomic stretch from Pedosphaera parvula Ellin514 harbors:
- a CDS encoding B12-binding domain-containing radical SAM protein; this translates as MALFNLFSPAPKPEAKGKSKILWLDMGDLGTFVWPSGPQDKWQDHGMGLLRTILHNNGVQTDMFSLRSLITWKQLYRRFRGYDMLLMNVRSYTFPFAFKAAKIFKEVNPKGLVIAGGMHATVAPDEMVETGVFDRVCQGAGENTIVDLVKNPMDFPQLFKGVGAKSMAEWPMMDRTLWPNPRRPNFPWPLEPKCGWGPGPVATIMTSRVCPWQCTFCNESSFIPAMGRKPVDQVIDELNYLDRKFGPLGSVVIHDSMFFQNPPWLREWLEKYPTKARKVWPYWAAGRADTVRQWPDMFEALLRETKWTSISIGFESGSDRVLKILNKECTAEDNYFAIDLLNRVADDLERQGKEAPRFWSNIMLGIPGETREDAFDTIRMLRSMRRVMPSIAYYAPYPGSALGYQLIAEGKSLMSKDNYHRNPNDEKVKGIDYKFYKELLAGKYDAEVNRGLRKGISGQNDSFADRLVKA